One stretch of Astatotilapia calliptera chromosome 3, fAstCal1.2, whole genome shotgun sequence DNA includes these proteins:
- the LOC113018737 gene encoding odorant receptor 131-2, which yields MSRNNTTEVSDYTCVRFYVSTVSFSVLLFFNLIINWTILREERLRRHARFVLIFHLLVSALVHLGMSSVFYYQIHLDTRLSRSACMAMITILISSASNILLTLTAMALDRFCAVCHPMRYSSVCNKGHWPWLLGVFTWMVALVIPLSLLFKDSGAPDRGECGREQLKKGELQKVLFIGLCTLIILYSYVRILMEGRRLGVLNRRNRAGCRTIALHGSQLAVYLLPNFVNFVLSILYKRAFIQRETKELSAVVIFAFFSLAQCVAPVVYGLRKEELLEQLSRRFPCCSRYLKSVLGWTVRANWSHVPYRTRERTMTAQTIISLEVSQVPEVPQEETQPVAVRSFSHDQSSCQGNAEDA from the exons ATGTCACGGAACAACACCACGGAGGTCAGCGACTACACCTGCGTACGCTTTTACGTGTCCACGGTTTCTTTCTCCGTGCTGCTTTTCTTCAACCTCATCATCAACTGGACTATCTTGCGCGAGGAGCGGCTCCGGCGTCACGCCCGCTTCGTGCTCATTTTCCACCTGCTGGTGTCCGCGCTGGTTCACCTGGGCATGAGCAGTGTGTTCTACTACCAGATCCACCTGGACACGCGGCTGTCCCGCTCTGCGTGCATGGCAATGATTACCATTTTGATCAGCAGCGCGTCCAACATCCTCCTGACGCTCACCGCGATGGCTCTGGACCGCTTCTGCGCCGTGTGCCACCCGATGCGCTACAGCTCTGTGTGCAATAAGGGCCACTGGCCCTGGCTCCTTGGAGTGTTTACCTGGATGGTGGCGCTGGTGATCCCCCtcagtttgctttttaaagacaGTGGTGCGCCTGATCGGGGCGAGTGCGGCCGGGAGCAACTGAAGAAAGGCGAACTACAGAAGGTGCTCTTTATAGGGCTGTGCACGCTGATCATTCTCTACAGCTACGTGAGGATACTCATGGAGGGACGGCGGCTCGGGGTCCTCAATCGCAGAAATCGGGCAGGATGCAGAACGATCGCCCTTCACGGTTCCCAGCTCGCTGTCTACCTGCTCCCCAACTTTGTGAACTTCGTGCTTTCAATTCTCTACAAGCGGGCGTTTATTCAGCGGGAGACCAAGGAGCTGTCCGCCGTTgtcatttttgctttcttcagTCTGGCCCAGTGCGTTGCGCCAGTTGTTTACGGTTTGCGTAAAGAGGAACTTCTGGAGCAGTTGAGTCGCAGGTTCCCCTGCTGTTCCCGATATCTGAAGAGTGTCCTGGGCTGGACTGTGCGTGCTAACTGGTCTCATGTGCCCTACAGAACGAG GGAGAGAACGATGACGGCTCAGACCATCATTTCCCTGGAAGTCTCGCAAGTCCCTGAAGTCCCGCAAGAGGAAACTCAGCCGGTAGCAGTCAGGAGTTTCTCACATGACCAGAGCTCATGTCAAGGCAACGCGGAGGacgcctga